A DNA window from Maribellus comscasis contains the following coding sequences:
- a CDS encoding bifunctional response regulator/alkaline phosphatase family protein, giving the protein MRKPRILWVDDEIDLLRPHIIFLQEKSYEVETANNGSDAVDKVKENFYDIIFLDENMPGMTGLETLTEIKSFSPNVPVVMITKSEEENIMDEAIGSKIADYLIKPVNPKQILLTLKKNIDQKRLVTQQTTSAYQMQFSRIGMRINDRLTYQEWVDIYKKLVHWEIELSSSEDSAMDQIIAMQKEDANKAFFKFIKENYLYWFQKEIGERPLLSTDIFKHKVFPMLDKGQKVFVLIIDNLRFDQWRTLSTVFENYFRTETEELYYSILPTATMYARNAMFAGLMPSEIEKIYPEFWEDDDNEGHKNYFEEQLLQKQMERFGRKEKLYYDKVSGIRLEKRISDNVKSILASDLSVMVFNFVDMISHARTEMDMIKELAGDEKAYRSLTLSWFNNSSLLELIKSLSENDIKLVVTTDHGAIRVDNPVKVIGERETNTNLRYKLGRNLNYKAKQVYEVRDPKLAFLPTPNVSTSYIFAQPTDFFAYPNNFNYYSNYYKDTFQHGGISMEEMIIPLITLGTKS; this is encoded by the coding sequence ATGAGAAAGCCTAGGATACTTTGGGTAGACGATGAAATCGATCTTTTACGCCCGCATATTATTTTTTTACAGGAAAAGAGTTACGAAGTTGAAACAGCCAACAATGGTTCGGATGCTGTTGACAAAGTAAAAGAAAATTTTTACGACATTATTTTTCTGGATGAGAACATGCCGGGAATGACCGGTTTGGAAACGCTGACCGAAATCAAATCGTTTTCGCCCAATGTCCCTGTAGTGATGATTACCAAAAGCGAGGAAGAAAATATTATGGACGAGGCCATCGGTTCAAAAATTGCCGATTACCTCATTAAACCTGTGAATCCAAAACAGATTCTCCTCACACTAAAAAAGAACATCGACCAGAAAAGGCTGGTTACCCAGCAAACTACATCGGCCTATCAAATGCAGTTTTCCCGGATCGGAATGCGAATTAACGACAGGCTTACTTACCAGGAATGGGTCGATATTTATAAAAAACTGGTTCACTGGGAGATAGAATTAAGCAGTTCGGAAGATTCTGCAATGGATCAGATAATCGCCATGCAAAAAGAAGACGCAAATAAAGCCTTTTTTAAATTTATTAAAGAAAACTACCTCTACTGGTTTCAAAAGGAAATAGGTGAACGTCCGCTTCTTTCAACCGACATATTCAAGCATAAAGTTTTTCCCATGCTTGATAAAGGACAGAAGGTGTTTGTGCTTATCATTGACAACCTGCGTTTCGACCAGTGGCGAACACTCAGCACCGTTTTTGAAAATTATTTCAGAACCGAAACGGAAGAATTATACTACAGTATTTTGCCTACAGCAACCATGTATGCCCGCAACGCGATGTTTGCCGGGTTAATGCCGTCTGAAATAGAAAAGATTTATCCTGAATTCTGGGAAGACGATGATAATGAAGGGCATAAAAATTACTTTGAAGAACAATTGCTTCAAAAGCAAATGGAGCGTTTTGGACGTAAAGAGAAACTTTATTATGATAAAGTTTCCGGGATCCGGCTGGAAAAAAGGATTTCCGATAACGTAAAAAGCATCCTCGCAAGCGACCTTTCTGTTATGGTTTTCAACTTTGTAGACATGATTTCGCATGCCCGTACGGAAATGGATATGATTAAAGAGCTGGCCGGAGATGAAAAGGCATACCGGTCGTTGACACTCAGTTGGTTTAACAACTCTTCTTTGCTGGAATTAATCAAAAGTCTTTCGGAAAACGATATAAAACTTGTAGTAACGACCGATCATGGTGCAATTCGGGTTGACAATCCCGTAAAAGTGATTGGCGAACGCGAAACAAATACCAACCTGAGGTATAAGCTGGGAAGAAACTTAAATTATAAAGCGAAACAGGTTTACGAAGTGCGCGATCCAAAACTGGCTTTTCTTCCCACTCCCAATGTGAGTACAAGTTACATTTTCGCCCAACCTACCGACTTTTTTGCCTATCCTAATAATTTTAACTATTACTCGAATTATTACAAAGACACTTTCCAACATGGAGGAATTTCAATGGAAGAAATGATTATTCCTTTAATAACATTGGGTACAAAAAGTTAG
- a CDS encoding tetratricopeptide repeat protein produces the protein MNKLFLHTIGVVFLVALFAGCSTEKNTRASRAFHNMTSHYNVYFNANESIKEGVQRIEDNIENDYTRILPVYKSSIPSSANMVRSDMDYAVVKGSKLIEVHSITKKPKPKRNRTRKYIEFASQEEFNKWIDDSYILIGKAYFYQHNFSAAITNFSYVVRKFSEEETKYEAFVWLIRSYTELERYIEASEIIQAVQGDDNFPKNLEADLALATADFYKRQGDYLEAIKFLEIANSKIFWKSNRARYKYIIAQLYEELGQHAKAAEAFTEVTKMNADYAMQFNAMINAAGVFSGEGDAEKLKKELNKLLRDKKNVDFKDQIYFALGNLFFKEGNRDLAVENYKKSVAASFQNQYQRALSAVTLADIYFEDLNYKGAQAYYDSAMIIVDETYPNYTELEQKYRSLTNLVDNLNTVEREDSLQKVAGMSETERKALIANLMKEEQERQRNMENLALQNSRGSNRSSRYRMGMGSSSTGAGWYFYNPQTVSYGKVTFQQRWGKRALEDDWRRSNKNTMSIDEMDEFTEMIDSSQMVIREDDPLKEEFYTQDLPLTDSLMKISNEKIRDALYNAGKIFKSEFSNYERSAGSFEELNERYPQNIYLLSAYFDLYDLYELMGDKQKSNYYRNLIISEFPDSKYAQFLVNPNYFIEMEALMDSLNNFYQETFRNYKSGRYRNVIEMTNNMKSLKPDSLMLSKIDFMGTIARGTQTDVHNFESLLKGYIETYPKAEPAPLAKEILTLIQDSTLADYQKLVEMGYINEEIQNEELLPENRMENDEFGGKFTYEEDLLHYFVIAYPRDADIDLNRLKFDIANYNIDHYTKIDFDIETENLDENTAFLIVRALENKEDALIYHGAIIRKANVFKTLTGVNYVNFVVSSTNYRQMMTEKSMADYLKFFVKNYSRFIKSNFSEDEPDVSPEELMARAQREEDALKERGNFVVVNTGAGSMFNTDIDTTQSFVLAVKDPKMSTRQVMNEFSQFNRNEFRVWNLALQLKTTNDYQLMVIKGIPSLNESMSYFRKVVLTRSLFESLGRTTYRNFLITDENLQKMIDENDVDDYIEFFRNNYIQRNQNSSSGASSTSTNESTQETSRQTVTQQTPIEAEPEETETPYNQNIEGPHLFIFVIPLEGVDKAAFINGISEYNQANYGSVSLTLEEKPLDNFREIVAVRGLPDKETALKYSANLVQNRDLYKPLGEASYRNFLISAENLDIFLSEKNIIEYMDFYKRYYLNQ, from the coding sequence TTGAATAAGCTTTTTTTACATACCATAGGAGTAGTTTTTCTGGTAGCACTTTTTGCAGGTTGTTCAACTGAAAAGAACACCCGTGCCTCGCGTGCATTTCACAATATGACATCGCATTATAATGTTTATTTTAATGCCAACGAAAGTATTAAAGAAGGTGTCCAGCGCATTGAGGACAACATTGAAAACGATTACACAAGAATTTTGCCGGTTTATAAGTCGAGTATTCCCTCATCGGCCAACATGGTTCGTTCCGATATGGATTATGCAGTTGTAAAGGGATCTAAACTGATAGAAGTTCACTCAATCACAAAAAAACCAAAACCAAAACGAAACCGCACAAGAAAATATATTGAATTTGCAAGCCAGGAAGAATTTAACAAATGGATTGACGACAGTTATATATTGATTGGAAAAGCATATTTCTATCAACACAATTTTAGTGCTGCCATCACCAATTTTTCCTATGTGGTGAGAAAATTTTCGGAAGAGGAAACCAAGTATGAAGCTTTTGTATGGCTGATTCGTTCTTATACCGAACTGGAGAGATATATTGAGGCTTCAGAAATCATTCAGGCTGTTCAGGGCGACGACAATTTTCCTAAAAACCTGGAAGCAGATTTGGCGCTGGCTACTGCCGATTTTTATAAAAGACAGGGGGACTACCTGGAAGCGATCAAATTTTTGGAGATAGCAAATTCAAAAATTTTCTGGAAGTCGAACAGGGCCAGATACAAATACATCATTGCTCAGCTTTATGAAGAGCTGGGACAACATGCCAAGGCAGCTGAAGCATTTACCGAAGTGACAAAAATGAACGCCGACTATGCGATGCAGTTTAATGCGATGATAAATGCTGCGGGCGTTTTTTCAGGTGAAGGAGACGCCGAAAAACTCAAAAAAGAATTAAACAAGTTATTACGTGATAAAAAAAATGTAGACTTCAAAGACCAAATATATTTTGCGCTTGGGAACTTGTTTTTTAAAGAAGGTAACCGCGATTTGGCGGTTGAAAACTACAAAAAATCGGTAGCTGCCAGTTTCCAAAACCAGTATCAAAGAGCACTAAGTGCAGTTACTTTGGCCGATATATATTTTGAAGATTTAAACTATAAAGGTGCACAGGCATACTACGACAGTGCCATGATTATTGTTGATGAGACCTACCCAAACTATACTGAACTGGAACAAAAATACCGGAGTTTAACCAATTTGGTCGATAATCTGAATACTGTTGAACGTGAAGACAGTTTACAAAAGGTTGCCGGAATGTCGGAAACAGAAAGAAAGGCTTTGATTGCAAACCTTATGAAGGAGGAGCAGGAAAGGCAGCGGAATATGGAAAATCTGGCTCTGCAGAACAGCAGAGGGTCTAATCGGTCAAGCCGTTACAGGATGGGAATGGGAAGCAGTAGCACCGGTGCCGGCTGGTATTTCTACAACCCGCAAACCGTGTCATACGGAAAAGTCACTTTCCAGCAGCGCTGGGGTAAAAGAGCACTTGAGGACGACTGGCGGAGGTCAAATAAAAATACCATGTCGATTGATGAAATGGATGAGTTTACCGAAATGATTGATTCGAGTCAAATGGTTATCCGGGAAGATGACCCGCTAAAAGAAGAATTTTATACTCAAGACCTTCCTTTAACGGACTCTCTGATGAAAATTTCGAATGAAAAAATCAGGGACGCGTTATACAATGCCGGTAAGATATTTAAATCGGAATTTAGTAATTACGAACGTTCTGCCGGATCGTTTGAAGAACTCAACGAACGTTATCCCCAAAACATTTACCTTCTTTCAGCTTATTTCGATCTTTATGATTTGTATGAACTGATGGGCGACAAACAAAAATCAAATTATTACAGAAATCTCATTATTTCGGAATTTCCCGACAGCAAATACGCGCAGTTCCTTGTAAACCCAAATTATTTTATCGAAATGGAAGCACTGATGGACAGTTTAAACAACTTCTATCAGGAAACATTCAGAAATTATAAATCAGGCAGATACAGGAATGTTATTGAAATGACGAATAACATGAAAAGTCTTAAACCGGATAGTTTGATGCTTTCAAAAATCGACTTTATGGGGACAATCGCGCGTGGAACACAAACCGATGTTCATAATTTTGAAAGTTTGCTAAAAGGTTATATCGAGACTTATCCGAAAGCGGAACCTGCTCCGCTCGCCAAAGAGATTTTGACATTAATTCAGGACAGTACACTGGCCGATTACCAGAAACTGGTGGAGATGGGATACATCAACGAGGAAATTCAAAATGAAGAGTTGCTGCCTGAAAACCGGATGGAAAATGACGAATTTGGCGGCAAATTCACCTACGAAGAAGATTTACTTCATTATTTTGTTATTGCTTATCCGCGCGATGCAGATATCGATCTGAACCGTTTAAAGTTTGATATCGCCAACTATAACATCGACCATTATACAAAAATCGATTTTGACATTGAAACCGAAAATCTGGATGAAAACACTGCCTTCCTGATTGTAAGGGCGCTTGAAAACAAAGAGGACGCATTGATCTATCACGGGGCAATTATTCGTAAAGCAAACGTTTTTAAAACCCTGACCGGAGTCAATTATGTGAACTTTGTGGTTTCTTCTACAAACTACCGGCAAATGATGACTGAAAAATCGATGGCTGACTACTTAAAATTCTTTGTTAAAAATTACAGCCGTTTTATTAAATCGAATTTCAGTGAAGATGAACCTGATGTTTCGCCGGAAGAACTAATGGCAAGAGCACAACGGGAAGAAGATGCTTTAAAAGAACGTGGAAACTTTGTGGTGGTTAATACGGGCGCCGGTTCGATGTTTAATACTGATATTGATACGACTCAAAGTTTTGTACTGGCGGTTAAAGATCCGAAGATGTCGACGCGCCAGGTTATGAATGAATTTTCGCAGTTTAACCGCAATGAATTCAGAGTTTGGAACCTCGCTCTTCAGTTAAAAACAACCAACGATTACCAGTTAATGGTTATTAAGGGTATTCCCTCGTTAAACGAGTCGATGTCATATTTCAGAAAAGTGGTCTTAACAAGGAGTTTGTTTGAGTCGCTGGGAAGAACAACGTACCGGAACTTTTTGATAACAGACGAAAACCTGCAAAAGATGATCGATGAAAATGATGTGGATGATTACATCGAATTCTTTAGAAACAATTACATTCAACGAAATCAGAATTCATCTTCTGGTGCGTCTTCTACCTCAACAAACGAAAGCACACAGGAAACAAGCCGGCAAACAGTTACACAGCAAACACCAATTGAAGCAGAGCCGGAGGAAACCGAAACTCCTTACAACCAAAACATTGAAGGTCCGCACCTGTTTATTTTTGTGATTCCACTGGAAGGGGTAGATAAAGCCGCATTTATAAACGGGATTAGTGAATACAACCAGGCCAATTACGGGAGTGTGTCGCTTACTCTGGAGGAGAAGCCTCTTGACAATTTCAGGGAGATTGTAGCCGTAAGAGGATTGCCGGACAAAGAAACAGCGTTAAAATATTCGGCCAACCTGGTTCAAAATCGTGATTTGTACAAACCACTTGGGGAAGCGAGTTACAGAAACTTCCTGATTTCTGCTGAAAATCTTGATATTTTCCTTTCAGAAAAAAATATTATCGAATACATGGATTTCTACAAGCGCTATTATCTCAACCAGTAA
- a CDS encoding Mrp/NBP35 family ATP-binding protein has product MAEIPRKLIVPKNVTDALREVKYPGSNEDIVSLDMVQEIRIAGQRISFSLVFQKSNDPNIEQVVLACENAIKKHLGDEVEIEDNIAVKFLHDMERPILPQVKNIVAVASGKGGVGKSTVAVNLAVALANSGAKVGLIDADIFGPSIPKMFGAEDIRPTGEKVDGREVINPVEKFGVKFLSVGFFVDAESAIIWRGPMASNALKQLISEGNWGELDYLLIDLPPGTSDIHLTLVQSVPVTGAIIVTTPQDVALADVIRGTSMFQSKSIDVPVLGLVENMAWFTPAELPENKYYIFGKDGGKILADKLGLKLLGQIPIVQSIREGGDAGTPVAANGETVTGMAFTELAKSVKHQVHLRNIQKAPTKKVKITRK; this is encoded by the coding sequence ATGGCAGAAATACCACGTAAATTAATCGTCCCCAAAAACGTTACAGATGCATTACGCGAAGTAAAATACCCCGGTAGTAATGAGGATATTGTTTCGCTCGACATGGTGCAGGAAATCCGGATTGCAGGACAGCGTATAAGCTTTTCTCTTGTGTTTCAGAAAAGTAATGATCCGAATATTGAGCAAGTGGTTTTAGCGTGTGAAAACGCCATCAAAAAACATTTGGGCGATGAAGTAGAAATTGAAGATAACATTGCGGTTAAATTTTTGCACGACATGGAACGCCCGATTCTTCCGCAGGTTAAAAATATTGTTGCGGTGGCTTCGGGAAAAGGAGGCGTTGGAAAATCGACGGTTGCGGTTAATCTTGCTGTTGCACTGGCAAATTCCGGTGCAAAAGTGGGTTTGATTGATGCCGATATTTTTGGTCCGTCAATCCCGAAAATGTTTGGAGCAGAAGATATCCGGCCAACAGGTGAAAAAGTGGATGGCCGCGAAGTGATTAACCCGGTTGAAAAATTTGGTGTGAAATTTTTGTCTGTTGGTTTTTTTGTTGATGCAGAAAGCGCGATTATTTGGCGTGGTCCAATGGCATCAAACGCCTTAAAACAATTGATCTCGGAAGGTAACTGGGGCGAACTGGACTACCTGCTCATCGACCTCCCTCCCGGCACCAGTGATATTCACCTTACACTTGTACAATCTGTTCCGGTTACGGGAGCAATAATTGTTACCACTCCGCAGGATGTTGCACTAGCCGATGTTATTCGCGGAACCAGTATGTTCCAGAGCAAATCAATCGATGTCCCGGTGCTTGGCCTGGTTGAAAATATGGCCTGGTTTACTCCTGCCGAACTTCCCGAAAACAAATATTACATTTTTGGCAAAGACGGTGGCAAAATACTGGCAGATAAGCTGGGACTAAAACTGCTCGGACAGATTCCAATCGTACAAAGTATTCGAGAAGGAGGTGATGCAGGGACACCAGTTGCAGCAAATGGAGAAACGGTTACCGGAATGGCTTTTACCGAGCTTGCCAAAAGTGTAAAACATCAGGTACATCTCCGGAATATTCAAAAAGCGCCGACAAAAAAGGTAAAAATCACCCGGAAATAG
- a CDS encoding MGMT family protein, translating into MSDFFEKVYDVVKQIPPGRVTTYGAIAKYLGTTGSARMVGWAMNAAGSHSEFVPAHRVVNRNGLLTGKHHFDTPNAMKELLEAEGFEFEEDQIINFKERFWDPAKELA; encoded by the coding sequence ATGAGCGATTTTTTTGAAAAAGTTTACGATGTGGTCAAACAGATTCCTCCGGGCCGGGTAACAACTTACGGCGCCATTGCAAAATATTTGGGAACAACAGGCTCAGCACGTATGGTAGGATGGGCAATGAATGCAGCAGGCAGCCACTCTGAATTCGTGCCGGCGCACCGTGTTGTCAACCGAAACGGGCTACTTACCGGAAAACATCATTTTGACACACCAAATGCGATGAAAGAATTGCTCGAAGCCGAAGGATTTGAATTCGAAGAGGACCAGATTATCAATTTTAAAGAGCGGTTTTGGGACCCGGCAAAAGAGCTGGCGTAA
- the trmB gene encoding tRNA (guanosine(46)-N7)-methyltransferase TrmB: protein MGKNKLAKFEDMERFEHVVQAPYHKVQNNDFCLKGNWNKEFFKNENPIVLELGCGKGEYTVELAKKNSSVNFIGVDIKGARLWKGAKQASDKQLKNVGFLRTNIEIISQFFEENEIDEIWLTFPDPQMKKTRKRLTSTTFLKKYKTFLKKDGIIHLKTDSNFQYIYTRELAYLNKFEILTETDNLYKSDILNETLQIKTFYEKQWLSRGITIKYIAFRLNDKPFKEPDTEIEKDEYRSFGRSAKDIH from the coding sequence GTGGGGAAAAATAAACTTGCAAAATTTGAAGATATGGAGCGTTTTGAACATGTGGTTCAGGCGCCGTACCATAAAGTTCAGAACAACGATTTTTGTCTGAAAGGAAATTGGAACAAAGAATTCTTCAAAAATGAGAATCCGATTGTTTTGGAACTGGGTTGCGGAAAAGGTGAATATACAGTTGAACTGGCAAAAAAAAATTCATCGGTAAACTTCATTGGAGTTGATATAAAAGGTGCAAGGCTCTGGAAAGGGGCAAAACAAGCTTCTGATAAACAACTTAAAAACGTTGGTTTTCTGCGTACCAATATCGAAATTATTTCGCAGTTTTTTGAAGAGAACGAAATTGATGAAATCTGGCTTACGTTCCCCGATCCACAAATGAAAAAAACACGTAAACGACTTACATCAACAACGTTCCTGAAAAAATATAAAACCTTTCTAAAAAAAGATGGAATCATTCACTTAAAAACCGATAGTAATTTTCAGTATATCTACACGCGCGAATTGGCTTATCTGAATAAATTTGAAATTCTGACAGAAACCGACAACCTTTACAAATCGGACATATTAAATGAGACACTGCAAATAAAAACATTCTACGAAAAACAGTGGCTTTCCCGTGGAATTACAATAAAATATATTGCTTTCAGGTTGAACGATAAACCTTTTAAAGAGCCGGATACTGAAATTGAAAAAGATGAATACCGCAGTTTTGGAAGAAGCGCAAAAGATATACATTGA
- a CDS encoding gliding motility lipoprotein GldH gives MRKIKHLFFLFGLILFILSACDKNKVFEEYKTLPEKIWNQDSLVHFSFPVADTLQHHNLYLNIRNEVSYSYSNLWLFIEIIQPDGKAVKDTFEVTLADPSGKWLGEGFSGLKTLQTVYRRNVYFPVSGEYKINIKQGMREENLKGISDIGFRVEKIQ, from the coding sequence ATGAGAAAAATAAAACACCTGTTTTTTTTGTTCGGTTTAATACTTTTTATTCTTTCTGCCTGCGATAAAAACAAAGTTTTTGAAGAATATAAAACCCTTCCGGAAAAAATATGGAACCAGGATTCGCTGGTTCATTTTAGCTTTCCGGTTGCCGATACGCTTCAACACCACAACTTATACCTCAATATCAGGAATGAGGTTTCCTATTCTTACAGTAATTTATGGCTGTTTATCGAAATTATTCAACCCGATGGCAAAGCAGTAAAAGACACATTTGAAGTCACGTTGGCAGATCCATCAGGCAAGTGGCTGGGAGAAGGTTTCAGCGGTTTAAAAACCTTGCAGACGGTCTATCGCCGCAACGTTTATTTTCCCGTTTCAGGCGAATATAAAATCAATATCAAACAGGGAATGCGTGAAGAAAATCTGAAAGGAATAAGTGACATTGGCTTCAGAGTAGAAAAAATTCAGTGA
- a CDS encoding PSP1 domain-containing protein produces the protein MKELEIDTIERGICSSDQCGCAKLHVNDWLSDIKSTVPKQDIIEVRFKNTRKDYYINVNNLKLQVGDLVAVEANPGHDIGIISLTGELVFEQMKKHKVTLVNGELRKIYRKAKPVDIDKWKEAISLEHQTMIRSRQITADLNLDMKIGDVEYQGDKTKAIFYYIADGRVDFRQLIKVLAETFRIRIEMKQIGARQEAGRIGGIGPCGRELCCATWMCNFVSVTTNAARYQEISLNPQKLAGQCGKLKCCLNFEVDSYIDAQKDFPPNHIPLETENGTYIFFKADIFNRKYWYTLQGNAPASQVEVPVEMVKKIQNLNRKGKRPEKLIVENRNDLKKELDTFHNVVGQEDLNRFDRPKRKSRKKKRQYKRNVNRKPNSQ, from the coding sequence ATGAAAGAATTGGAAATCGATACGATAGAAAGAGGTATTTGCAGCTCCGATCAGTGCGGATGTGCCAAACTTCATGTCAACGATTGGCTGAGCGATATAAAATCAACGGTTCCGAAACAGGATATCATTGAGGTCCGTTTTAAAAATACACGAAAAGACTATTATATAAACGTAAATAACCTCAAGTTGCAGGTTGGAGATTTAGTAGCAGTTGAGGCCAATCCCGGACATGACATCGGAATTATTTCTTTGACCGGAGAACTGGTGTTTGAACAGATGAAGAAACACAAAGTTACGCTCGTCAACGGGGAATTGCGTAAAATCTACAGAAAAGCCAAACCAGTAGATATTGACAAGTGGAAAGAAGCCATATCTCTGGAACACCAAACAATGATACGTTCACGGCAGATTACAGCAGACCTGAACCTGGACATGAAAATTGGCGATGTGGAGTATCAGGGTGACAAAACAAAGGCGATTTTCTATTACATTGCCGATGGCAGGGTTGATTTTCGTCAGTTGATTAAAGTTTTAGCCGAAACATTCCGCATACGAATCGAAATGAAACAAATCGGAGCAAGACAGGAAGCCGGAAGAATTGGAGGAATCGGGCCTTGCGGAAGAGAACTCTGTTGCGCCACCTGGATGTGTAATTTTGTTTCGGTTACAACCAATGCTGCCCGCTACCAGGAAATTTCGCTTAACCCTCAAAAACTGGCTGGTCAGTGCGGAAAACTAAAATGTTGTCTGAACTTTGAGGTTGATTCGTACATAGATGCGCAAAAAGATTTTCCACCTAATCATATTCCTCTTGAAACCGAAAACGGGACATATATATTTTTCAAAGCCGATATTTTTAACCGGAAATACTGGTACACACTCCAGGGGAATGCTCCGGCTTCGCAAGTTGAAGTTCCGGTTGAGATGGTGAAAAAGATCCAGAATCTAAACCGAAAAGGGAAAAGACCGGAGAAACTGATTGTGGAAAACAGGAATGATTTAAAAAAAGAACTCGATACTTTCCACAATGTTGTCGGACAGGAGGACTTGAATCGCTTTGATCGTCCCAAAAGAAAATCGAGAAAAAAGAAAAGACAATACAAAAGGAATGTAAACCGAAAACCAAATTCCCAATGA
- a CDS encoding DUF4395 domain-containing protein, producing MKIQGIVCPVSIEKIDSKVSRLTVFLNVILMGFFIYTKNPLFIGIVAADYFIRAIWKMEYSPLRYIAFSIISALKLPKKPINLAQKVFASRLGVICALTSLILQLLGYTTGALIVAGILMALSFMDSVMNFCVGCIIYNYIVYPFYKDKD from the coding sequence ATGAAGATTCAAGGAATTGTATGCCCCGTTTCCATTGAGAAAATTGACAGTAAGGTTAGTCGGTTAACTGTTTTTCTTAATGTAATCCTCATGGGATTTTTTATTTATACTAAAAATCCGTTGTTTATTGGAATTGTTGCAGCCGATTATTTTATCAGAGCAATCTGGAAGATGGAATACAGCCCTTTACGTTACATTGCATTTTCAATAATTTCAGCATTAAAACTACCTAAAAAGCCCATCAATCTTGCGCAAAAAGTTTTTGCATCGCGTCTGGGAGTAATTTGTGCCCTTACTTCTTTAATTTTACAACTGCTTGGATACACAACAGGTGCCTTAATTGTAGCCGGTATTTTAATGGCGCTGTCATTTATGGATTCAGTTATGAATTTTTGTGTGGGCTGTATCATTTACAACTACATTGTATATCCGTTTTACAAAGACAAAGACTAG
- a CDS encoding ATP-binding protein — translation MFFSDVIGQNDIKQRLIRSVKDERISHAQLFAGPEGTGKLGLALAYAQYISCRNRTETDSCGTCPSCHKYQKLAHPDLHFVFPVFNSPKFKNPVSDDFIKEWREMVFKNHYFNLSQWLSSIDAGNAQGLIYERESDSIYRKLNLKSFESEFKVMVIWLPEKMHISCSNKLLKLIEEPPNKTLFLLISENEEAIISTIRSRAQLVKVPFIDNESIKNALLEKTDADPGVIPDAVHLANGSYIKALEYLTPGEDNQFYFLKFQEMMRFAYSRQVLDLINWADEMAAIGRDKQKSFFDAALRLVREYFIFNMKKMNLVYLNREEQDWGKKFAPFINERNIIPISKEFELGIKHIGMNGNPRIIFLDTALRMVRLIKR, via the coding sequence ATGTTTTTTAGCGACGTAATTGGACAAAACGATATAAAACAACGGTTAATCCGCTCGGTCAAGGACGAAAGAATCAGTCATGCCCAACTTTTTGCCGGCCCCGAAGGCACGGGTAAATTAGGGTTGGCTTTGGCTTATGCACAATATATTTCGTGCCGTAACCGTACGGAAACGGATTCATGCGGAACCTGCCCGTCGTGCCACAAATATCAAAAACTGGCTCACCCCGATTTGCATTTTGTTTTCCCGGTATTTAACTCACCCAAATTTAAAAATCCGGTGAGTGATGATTTTATAAAAGAGTGGCGCGAGATGGTGTTTAAAAACCATTATTTTAATCTTAGCCAATGGCTTAGTTCAATTGACGCCGGAAATGCACAGGGATTAATTTACGAACGGGAAAGCGACTCCATTTACCGGAAGCTGAATCTTAAATCGTTTGAATCGGAATTTAAAGTGATGGTGATTTGGCTACCGGAAAAAATGCACATCAGTTGTTCAAACAAATTACTAAAACTAATCGAGGAGCCGCCAAACAAAACACTTTTCCTGCTCATTTCCGAAAATGAAGAAGCCATAATTTCCACCATTCGTTCAAGGGCACAACTTGTAAAGGTTCCGTTTATCGACAACGAATCGATTAAAAATGCCCTTTTGGAAAAAACAGATGCAGATCCCGGTGTTATACCAGATGCGGTTCACCTTGCAAATGGAAGTTATATCAAAGCGCTCGAATACCTTACTCCGGGAGAGGATAACCAGTTTTATTTTCTGAAATTTCAGGAAATGATGCGGTTTGCTTACTCTCGTCAGGTTCTGGATCTGATAAATTGGGCTGATGAAATGGCTGCAATTGGCCGCGACAAACAAAAATCGTTTTTCGATGCTGCTCTTCGTTTGGTTCGTGAATATTTTATTTTCAATATGAAAAAAATGAATCTTGTTTATTTAAATCGCGAGGAACAGGATTGGGGAAAAAAATTTGCACCGTTTATTAACGAAAGAAACATAATACCAATTTCGAAAGAATTTGAACTGGGCATAAAACACATTGGCATGAACGGAAATCCACGTATTATCTTTCTCGATACAGCACTAAGAATGGTGCGGTTAATAAAAAGATAA